In Limanda limanda chromosome 23, fLimLim1.1, whole genome shotgun sequence, a genomic segment contains:
- the lig4 gene encoding DNA ligase 4 isoform X1, translating to MEGPSTSEAAAEPSVAAQVPFLHLCTTLEKIQKSKLRPDKSKILRDFIGAWRTFHSALHKDKPKTTDSFYPAMRLVVPSFERERMAYGIKENMLAKLYITVLGLPQNGPEANKLLNYRAPTTSQGEAGDFAGMAYFVLKKRCTSQGNLSIKEVNDFLDSVAINNGSKQKDLVKKSLLHIITQSSALEQKWLIRMILKDMKLGVSKETVLQVFHPDAAELYNVNTDLNKVCQQLHDPSLSLSEVSIGLFSAFKPMLAAMANIRNVEKQMGNSPFYIQTKLDGERIQLHKDGDVYKYFTRNAFEYTQQFGGSPLEGSLTPHIHNVFKSHVVNCILDGEMMAYNPTTETFMQKGSKFDIKKLMDDSGLQTCFCVFDVLLINNQKFGNEPLKKRYEVINTVFTPVRGRIHLVQKSDARTMQEVVNALNDAIDGREEGIMVKDPLSIYKPDKRGEGWLKIKPEYVDGLMDELDLLIVGGYWGKGRRGGMMSHFLCGVAEAPKPGEKPSVFHSFCRIGSGYTMKELYDLGLKLAKHWKVYRKNDPPASILCATEKPEVYIEPCNSVIIQVKAAEIVGSDMYRTSCTMRFPRIEKIRDDKEWHQCLTLAELDQFRNKALGKLASRHLSINNEEPQKKKRKVAPKPKRVGGLIDHFKPQDLSGVAKETDMFEEVEFCVLNGTEGHPKAELEKGVVRCGGIVVQNPGHDTYCVVAGVENMRVKNLISANKHDMVWASWLLECLRQKEVVPWQPHHMIHMSPSTREHFAKEYDSYGDSYHVDTDEQQLREVFNRIGSGVQQGAVSAEQVEQRYSWDDLPTSMFRPFTVYMDSRADVGETETATAGSCLDIRALEFRYHGGRVEQKLEEGVSHVIVTEETRLLVLRTLRRSFRKKFKIVRDSWVSDSIKAGYVMNDNDYLV from the exons ATGGAGGGCCCTTCCACGAGTGAGGCTGCAGCAGAACCCTCTGTTGCAGCGCAGGTTCCTTTCCTTCACCTGTGCACCACTCTAGAGAAAATCCAGAAGTCTAAACTCCGTCCTGATAAATCCAAGATCCTCAGAGATTTCATCGGGGCGTGGAGGACGTTCCACTCGGCCCTCCACAAAGACAAACCCAAGACCACTGACTCTTTCTACCCAGCCATGCGCCTCGTCGTTCCCTCGTTCGAACGAGAGCGCATGGCTTACGGCATCAAGGAGAACATGTTGGCGAAGCTCTACATCACCGTGTTAGGCCTCCCACAGAACGGCCCGGAGGCCAATAAGCTGTTGAACTACAGAGCTCCGACCACGTCCCAGGGGGAAGCTGGAGACTTTGCGGGCATGGCGTACTTTGTGCTGAAGAAGCGATGCACCAGCCAGGGAAACCTCAGCATCAAAGAGGTCAACGACTTTCTGGACTCGGTGGCGATCAACAATGGGAGCAAGCAGAAGGATCTGGTGAAGAAGAGTCTGCTGCACATCATCACCCAGAGCTCCGCCCTGGAGCAGAAGTGGCTCATCCGGATGATTCTGAAGGACATGAAGCTCGGGGTCAGCAAAGAAACGGTGCTCCAGGTCTTCCACCCGGATGCTGCTGAGCTCTACAACGTCAACACAGACTTGAACAAGGTTTGCCAGCAGCTCCACGACCCGTCCTTGTCTCTGAGTGAAGTCTCCATCGGGCTTTTCTCTGCCTTCAAGCCCATGTTAGCAGCTATGGCTAACATCCGCAACGTGGAGAAACAGATGGGCAACAGCCCCTTCTACATCCAGACCAAGCTGGACGGGGAGCGAATCCAGCTGCACAAAGACGGAGACGTGTACAAATACTTCACGCGGAATGCTTTTGAATACACGCAGCAGTTTGGAGGATCGCCACTGGAGGGCTCGCTGACACCTCACATCCATAATGTGTTTAAAAGTCATGTGGTGAACTGTATCCTCGATGGGGAGATGATGGCGTACAACCCGACCACAGAGACCTTCATGCAGAAGGGGAGCAAGTTCGACATCAAGAAGCTGATGGACGACTCCGGGCTGCAGACTtgcttctgtgtgtttgacGTGTTGCTCATCAACAACCAGAAGTTTGGCAACGAACCGCTGAAGAAGCGCTACGAGGTCATCAACACGGTGTTCACGCCCGTCAGAGGAAGGATTCACCTGGTGCAGAAGAGCGACGCCAGAACCATGCAGGAGGTGGTGAACGCCCTCAACGACGCCATAGACGGCCGAGAAGAGGGGATCATGGTGAAGGATCCGTTATCCATCTACAAACCCGACAAACGAGGGGAGGGGTGGCTGAAGATAAAGCCAGAATATGTCGACGGCTTGATGGATGAGCTCGACCTGCTGATCGTTGGCGGCTACTGGGGCAAAGGGAGACGAGGCGGCATGATGTCCCACTTCTTATGTGGCGTTGCCGAGGCTCCGAAGCCCGGCGAGAAACCCTCAGTGTTTCACTCGTTCTGTCGCATCGGCTCCGGCTACACCATGAAGGAGCTGTACGACCTCGGTTTGAAGCTCGCCAAGCACTGGAAGGTCTATCGGAAGAATGACCCCCCGGCCTCCATCCTGTGCGCCACAGAGAAGCCAGAAGTCTACATCGAGCCCTGCAACTCTGTCATCATCCAAGTGAAGGCGGCGGAGATAGTCGGCAGCGACATGTACAGAACCAGCTGCACCATGCGCTTCCCGAGGATTGAGAAGATCCGCGATGACAAAGAGTGGCACCAGTGCTTGACGCTGGCGGAGCTGGACCAGTTCCGCAACAAGGCGCTGGGGAAGCTCGCCTCGCGCCACCTCAGCATCAACAACGAGGAACCGCAGAAGAAGAAGCGCAAGGTGGCGCCCAAACCCAAGAGGGTGGGCGGCCTCATCGACCACTTTAAGCCCCAGGACCTCTCCGGGGTTGCCAAGGAGACGGATATGTTTGAGGAGGTGGAGTTCTGCGTCCTGAACGGCACCGAGGGTCATCCCAAGGCCGAGCTGGAGAAGGGCGTCGTCAG GTGCGGAGGAATCGTGGTTCAGAACCCCGGACATGACACCTACTGTGTGGTCGCCGGCGTGGAGAACATGCGCGTCAAGAACCTGATATCGGCCAACAAGCACGACATGGTTTGGGCGTCCTGGCTGCTGGAGTGCCTGCGACAGAAGGAAGTGGTCCCATGGCAACCGCACCACATGATCCACATGTCGCCCTCCACCAGGGAGCACTTCGCCAAGGAGTACGACAGCTACGGCGACAGCTACCACGTGGACACGGACGAGCAGCAGCTGCGCGAGGTGTTCAACCGCATCGGCAGCGgcgtccagcagggggcggtgAGCGCCGAGCAGGTGGAGCAGCGGTACAGCTGGGACGACCTCCCCACCAGCATGTTCAGACCCTTCACGGTTTACATGGACAGCCGTGCTGACGTAGGAGAAACCGAAACCGCCACAGCTGGGTCCTGTCTGGACATCAGGGCCCTGGAGTTCCGTTACCATGGAGGCAGAGTGGagcagaagctggaggaagGAGTCTCTCACGTCATCGTCACGGAGGAAACAAGGCTTCTGGTTTTAAGGACTTTGAGGCGAAGCTTCAGGAAGAAGTTTAAGATTGTGAGAGACTCGTGGGTGAGTGACTCCATCAAAGCCGGATATGTGATGAATGACAATGATTACTTGGTTTGA
- the lig4 gene encoding DNA ligase 4 isoform X2, giving the protein MEGPSTSEAAAEPSVAAQVPFLHLCTTLEKIQKSKLRPDKSKILRDFIGAWRTFHSALHKDKPKTTDSFYPAMRLVVPSFERERMAYGIKENMLAKLYITVLGLPQNGPEANKLLNYRAPTTSQGEAGDFAGMAYFVLKKRCTSQGNLSIKEVNDFLDSVAINNGSKQKDLVKKSLLHIITQSSALEQKWLIRMILKDMKLGVSKETVLQVFHPDAAELYNVNTDLNKVCQQLHDPSLSLSEVSIGLFSAFKPMLAAMANIRNVEKQMGNSPFYIQTKLDGERIQLHKDGDVYKYFTRNAFEYTQQFGGSPLEGSLTPHIHNVFKSHVVNCILDGEMMAYNPTTETFMQKGSKFDIKKLMDDSGLQTCFCVFDVLLINNQKFGNEPLKKRYEVINTVFTPVRGRIHLVQKSDARTMQEVVNALNDAIDGREEGIMVKDPLSIYKPDKRGEGWLKIKPEYVDGLMDELDLLIVGGYWGKGRRGGMMSHFLCGVAEAPKPGEKPSVFHSFCRIGSGYTMKELYDLGLKLAKHWKVYRKNDPPASILCATEKPEVYIEPCNSVIIQVKAAEIVGSDMYRTSCTMRFPRIEKIRDDKEWHQCLTLAELDQFRNKALGKLASRHLSINNEEPQKKKRKVAPKPKRVGGLIDHFKPQDLSGVAKETDMFEEVEFCVLNGTEGHPKAELEKGVVRCGGIVVQNPGHDTYCVVAGVENMRVKNLISANKHDMVWASWLLECLRQKEVVPWQPHHMIHMSPSTREHFAKEYDSYGDSYHVDTDEQQLREVFNRIGSGVQQGAVSAEQVEQRYSWDDLPTSMFRPFTVYMDSRADVGETETATAGSCLDIRALEFRYHGGRVEQKLEEGVSHVIVTEETRLLVLRTLRRSFRKKFKIVRDSWVMQRERLTDRL; this is encoded by the exons ATGGAGGGCCCTTCCACGAGTGAGGCTGCAGCAGAACCCTCTGTTGCAGCGCAGGTTCCTTTCCTTCACCTGTGCACCACTCTAGAGAAAATCCAGAAGTCTAAACTCCGTCCTGATAAATCCAAGATCCTCAGAGATTTCATCGGGGCGTGGAGGACGTTCCACTCGGCCCTCCACAAAGACAAACCCAAGACCACTGACTCTTTCTACCCAGCCATGCGCCTCGTCGTTCCCTCGTTCGAACGAGAGCGCATGGCTTACGGCATCAAGGAGAACATGTTGGCGAAGCTCTACATCACCGTGTTAGGCCTCCCACAGAACGGCCCGGAGGCCAATAAGCTGTTGAACTACAGAGCTCCGACCACGTCCCAGGGGGAAGCTGGAGACTTTGCGGGCATGGCGTACTTTGTGCTGAAGAAGCGATGCACCAGCCAGGGAAACCTCAGCATCAAAGAGGTCAACGACTTTCTGGACTCGGTGGCGATCAACAATGGGAGCAAGCAGAAGGATCTGGTGAAGAAGAGTCTGCTGCACATCATCACCCAGAGCTCCGCCCTGGAGCAGAAGTGGCTCATCCGGATGATTCTGAAGGACATGAAGCTCGGGGTCAGCAAAGAAACGGTGCTCCAGGTCTTCCACCCGGATGCTGCTGAGCTCTACAACGTCAACACAGACTTGAACAAGGTTTGCCAGCAGCTCCACGACCCGTCCTTGTCTCTGAGTGAAGTCTCCATCGGGCTTTTCTCTGCCTTCAAGCCCATGTTAGCAGCTATGGCTAACATCCGCAACGTGGAGAAACAGATGGGCAACAGCCCCTTCTACATCCAGACCAAGCTGGACGGGGAGCGAATCCAGCTGCACAAAGACGGAGACGTGTACAAATACTTCACGCGGAATGCTTTTGAATACACGCAGCAGTTTGGAGGATCGCCACTGGAGGGCTCGCTGACACCTCACATCCATAATGTGTTTAAAAGTCATGTGGTGAACTGTATCCTCGATGGGGAGATGATGGCGTACAACCCGACCACAGAGACCTTCATGCAGAAGGGGAGCAAGTTCGACATCAAGAAGCTGATGGACGACTCCGGGCTGCAGACTtgcttctgtgtgtttgacGTGTTGCTCATCAACAACCAGAAGTTTGGCAACGAACCGCTGAAGAAGCGCTACGAGGTCATCAACACGGTGTTCACGCCCGTCAGAGGAAGGATTCACCTGGTGCAGAAGAGCGACGCCAGAACCATGCAGGAGGTGGTGAACGCCCTCAACGACGCCATAGACGGCCGAGAAGAGGGGATCATGGTGAAGGATCCGTTATCCATCTACAAACCCGACAAACGAGGGGAGGGGTGGCTGAAGATAAAGCCAGAATATGTCGACGGCTTGATGGATGAGCTCGACCTGCTGATCGTTGGCGGCTACTGGGGCAAAGGGAGACGAGGCGGCATGATGTCCCACTTCTTATGTGGCGTTGCCGAGGCTCCGAAGCCCGGCGAGAAACCCTCAGTGTTTCACTCGTTCTGTCGCATCGGCTCCGGCTACACCATGAAGGAGCTGTACGACCTCGGTTTGAAGCTCGCCAAGCACTGGAAGGTCTATCGGAAGAATGACCCCCCGGCCTCCATCCTGTGCGCCACAGAGAAGCCAGAAGTCTACATCGAGCCCTGCAACTCTGTCATCATCCAAGTGAAGGCGGCGGAGATAGTCGGCAGCGACATGTACAGAACCAGCTGCACCATGCGCTTCCCGAGGATTGAGAAGATCCGCGATGACAAAGAGTGGCACCAGTGCTTGACGCTGGCGGAGCTGGACCAGTTCCGCAACAAGGCGCTGGGGAAGCTCGCCTCGCGCCACCTCAGCATCAACAACGAGGAACCGCAGAAGAAGAAGCGCAAGGTGGCGCCCAAACCCAAGAGGGTGGGCGGCCTCATCGACCACTTTAAGCCCCAGGACCTCTCCGGGGTTGCCAAGGAGACGGATATGTTTGAGGAGGTGGAGTTCTGCGTCCTGAACGGCACCGAGGGTCATCCCAAGGCCGAGCTGGAGAAGGGCGTCGTCAG GTGCGGAGGAATCGTGGTTCAGAACCCCGGACATGACACCTACTGTGTGGTCGCCGGCGTGGAGAACATGCGCGTCAAGAACCTGATATCGGCCAACAAGCACGACATGGTTTGGGCGTCCTGGCTGCTGGAGTGCCTGCGACAGAAGGAAGTGGTCCCATGGCAACCGCACCACATGATCCACATGTCGCCCTCCACCAGGGAGCACTTCGCCAAGGAGTACGACAGCTACGGCGACAGCTACCACGTGGACACGGACGAGCAGCAGCTGCGCGAGGTGTTCAACCGCATCGGCAGCGgcgtccagcagggggcggtgAGCGCCGAGCAGGTGGAGCAGCGGTACAGCTGGGACGACCTCCCCACCAGCATGTTCAGACCCTTCACGGTTTACATGGACAGCCGTGCTGACGTAGGAGAAACCGAAACCGCCACAGCTGGGTCCTGTCTGGACATCAGGGCCCTGGAGTTCCGTTACCATGGAGGCAGAGTGGagcagaagctggaggaagGAGTCTCTCACGTCATCGTCACGGAGGAAACAAGGCTTCTGGTTTTAAGGACTTTGAGGCGAAGCTTCAGGAAGAAGTTTAAGATTGTGAGAGACTCGTGG GTGATGCAGAGGGAGCGTTTGACTGACAGGCTTTAA